A portion of the Rahnella variigena genome contains these proteins:
- a CDS encoding c-type cytochrome — protein MKLKSLFIANALLLGAGFMANAQADTNTKSDNAALIKQGEYVARLGDCGACHTVAGKPAFSGGLAINSNLGTIYSTNITPDKDHGIGGYTEAQFSDAVRKGVLPDGTRLYPAMPYPDYAKINDEDMHALYVYFMQGVKPSAEQPPETDLSFPFSQRWGMRFWNWAFASDKPFKPIGGASEQINRGAYLVESLGHCGSCHTPRGFGMNEKALDSSDSDFLAGGSLNNWDVPSLRGVAHWNEQEIVDYLGKGRNDKAAVGGEMTSVVENSTAHMTDDDLKAIAAYIKFLGGNPPVPAEDTQKASATEAKLTAAKNLSEGERLYLDNCGACHFVTGKGAPGVFPQLDQATIVNAKDPTGLIHTILAGAQQPSTARAPSTLVMPGFANRLTDEEAAQLSTFIRQGWSNNAPAVTAKDVSEVRKTLTK, from the coding sequence ATGAAACTTAAAAGTTTATTTATCGCTAATGCTCTGCTGCTGGGAGCAGGTTTTATGGCGAACGCGCAGGCGGATACCAATACAAAATCCGATAACGCAGCGCTGATCAAACAGGGCGAATATGTGGCGCGTCTGGGCGACTGCGGGGCGTGTCATACGGTCGCGGGCAAACCGGCGTTTTCCGGCGGACTGGCGATCAACTCTAATCTGGGCACCATTTATTCCACCAACATTACGCCAGATAAAGACCACGGCATTGGCGGTTATACCGAAGCGCAGTTCTCGGATGCGGTGCGTAAAGGCGTTCTGCCTGACGGCACCCGTTTGTATCCGGCGATGCCTTATCCGGATTACGCCAAAATTAATGACGAAGATATGCACGCGCTCTATGTTTACTTTATGCAGGGCGTAAAACCGAGCGCGGAACAACCACCGGAAACGGATCTGAGTTTCCCGTTCAGTCAGCGCTGGGGGATGCGTTTCTGGAACTGGGCGTTTGCCTCGGATAAGCCTTTCAAGCCAATCGGGGGGGCTTCTGAGCAGATAAACCGTGGCGCGTATCTGGTGGAAAGTCTCGGTCACTGTGGCAGCTGCCATACACCGCGCGGTTTCGGTATGAACGAGAAAGCGCTGGACAGCAGCGACTCTGATTTCCTGGCGGGCGGCAGCCTGAATAACTGGGACGTCCCTTCCCTGCGCGGCGTCGCGCACTGGAATGAACAGGAGATCGTCGATTATCTGGGCAAAGGGCGTAATGACAAAGCGGCGGTTGGCGGCGAAATGACGTCTGTGGTGGAAAACAGTACCGCGCACATGACCGATGACGACCTGAAAGCCATCGCGGCGTATATCAAATTCCTGGGCGGCAATCCGCCGGTTCCGGCAGAGGACACGCAGAAAGCCAGCGCGACCGAAGCCAAACTGACAGCGGCAAAAAATCTCAGCGAAGGCGAGCGTTTGTATCTGGATAACTGCGGTGCCTGTCACTTTGTCACCGGCAAAGGCGCACCGGGCGTGTTCCCGCAGCTGGATCAGGCAACGATTGTGAACGCCAAAGACCCGACCGGATTAATTCACACCATTTTGGCGGGCGCACAGCAACCGTCCACCGCGCGCGCACCGTCCACGCTGGTGATGCCGGGCTTTGCTAACCGTCTGACGGACGAAGAAGCGGCGCAACTGTCGACCTTTATCCGTCAGGGCTGGAGCAACAATGCTCCGGCAGTGACCGCAAAAGACGTCAGCGAAGTCAGAAAAACCCTGACGAAGTAA